The DNA region CAAGAGAACCGACAAATTCATCGTAAAGAGGCGAGGAGGTAAATAAATGCCGCGGTCCTTAAAGAAAGGCCCTTTTGTGGACGAGAAGCTCATGAAGAAGGTGACGCAGATGCTCGATGCCGGGGAAAAGAAGATCATCAAGACATGGTCCCGGAGGTCCACGATAATTCCTGAGTTTATCGGGTTCACCTTTGCTGTTCATAACGGGAAAAAATTTATCCCTGTCTATGTCACGGAGAATATGATAGGCCATAAATTAGGTGAATTTTCACCCACGAGAACTTTTAAGGGGCATGCAACGAAAGGTTAAATTATGGAGTCAAGAGCTATACTGAAATACGCAAAGATAACACCGCGAAAGGCGAGAAGGGTTGTGGATCTTGTGAG from Thermodesulfovibrionales bacterium includes:
- the rpsS gene encoding 30S ribosomal protein S19, which translates into the protein MPRSLKKGPFVDEKLMKKVTQMLDAGEKKIIKTWSRRSTIIPEFIGFTFAVHNGKKFIPVYVTENMIGHKLGEFSPTRTFKGHATKG